The following are from one region of the Halodesulfurarchaeum sp. HSR-GB genome:
- a CDS encoding right-handed parallel beta-helix repeat-containing protein produces the protein MSNRREKGRALFLTFLMVMSVVGMGVAFAGTAAAQGADIPDYSTDVTQEDADVVVGNGDTIQGALESTTATDPVILVTSDYDSSQESVDDTFTHRDGTSRSVLININSSLDNQGWSGELTLVSESGPSETAINAAGADYGIYVGGNDTVATIKGFAVNNFVNGGITAGSWHDVDDVDNPTQYMNPERVDILNNDIDRASASDFSYSVTIAYGTSGTIADNTLDIQGLKTAQEVGAILVAKSSDVVVENNEILNGVDSDELGIAVADFGDQAGVAGSDKAYENVYSPIENLKIINNTISGGTQGIGMEVYDNGSISDVEINHNDITGSSDAGISIVESGTGQVSGVEVNYNNINADGLSIDYQAEGTLDATHNWWGQANPNFDATMNGDVDVEPWYAAEDFSEAVTVYNDTGAVVAYSDTIQSAVDIAENGDTVEVTPGTYDESVTIDKKNVTLESTAGADETTINSGDKSVVIDVSADEVTIDGFNLTSDVDDVWAAGIHAAGTSNLTVTNNEFTTYRGLRFDSAAEAASEDFKNAAGVTVDNNVFKGEHGIAQTEYVELTAEENTFETGTEGIGVGGSSDITIENNDFYGDQNPDNGAIKIWETADEPAEVTINNNSFPNFDGETTAVINTDTRYEEPIDATSNWWGATDGPSGENFNGNGAEVTGPVTVDPATIEAENVNLQKDFLGIVKDDAGSLTVAENKEANLIREDTGESVSGTLVIEIADTEYVFEDAIQDGKLTETASSNGPAEIDVSTETGEADIDVVGNDSSTAVEGVGTVDLVHEALALKKGWNLKSIPQPATLHEQGIESVNQWNPSDGSYDAGIPDGEISDAENLNRGMYVEAEDDDARLGYEFATEGVPTPGQTELEDGWHLLGSNYDIDTEETRQYEDGSSKTYDTRQLQNDLMNIDVDGPGVTVFSPDQSLQLHGGTEVGAFDTYWVFVDSPERNDRGLVTPTYDPTERADLLDGDQ, from the coding sequence ATGAGTAATAGACGCGAAAAAGGACGCGCGCTGTTCCTGACATTCCTCATGGTCATGTCCGTCGTGGGCATGGGCGTGGCGTTTGCAGGGACGGCAGCAGCACAAGGAGCCGATATTCCGGATTACAGTACGGATGTAACCCAGGAAGATGCAGATGTCGTCGTCGGGAATGGTGATACCATTCAAGGTGCGTTAGAGTCGACTACTGCAACTGACCCTGTAATTCTGGTAACATCCGATTATGACAGTAGTCAAGAGAGTGTGGATGATACTTTCACCCACAGGGATGGCACCTCGAGGTCAGTTCTGATTAACATAAACTCAAGCTTGGATAACCAAGGTTGGAGCGGAGAACTCACACTCGTATCTGAATCCGGTCCAAGCGAGACGGCAATTAATGCAGCCGGAGCCGATTATGGCATCTATGTGGGCGGAAATGACACTGTTGCGACTATCAAAGGATTTGCAGTAAATAATTTCGTCAATGGTGGAATTACTGCCGGTAGCTGGCACGATGTTGACGATGTTGACAATCCCACTCAGTATATGAACCCTGAGCGGGTTGATATTTTAAACAACGATATCGATCGGGCATCTGCTAGCGACTTCAGTTATAGTGTCACCATAGCCTACGGTACGTCTGGAACCATAGCTGACAACACATTGGATATCCAAGGTCTTAAAACCGCCCAAGAAGTTGGGGCTATCCTTGTCGCAAAATCCAGTGATGTGGTAGTTGAAAACAACGAGATTCTTAATGGCGTAGATTCTGATGAGCTAGGAATTGCAGTAGCTGACTTCGGTGACCAGGCAGGTGTCGCTGGTTCCGATAAAGCATATGAGAATGTTTATTCGCCCATTGAAAACCTCAAAATTATTAACAATACCATTTCAGGCGGTACACAAGGTATTGGAATGGAGGTTTATGACAATGGATCCATCTCCGATGTCGAGATCAATCACAACGATATCACCGGAAGCTCTGACGCCGGGATTTCAATCGTGGAATCCGGAACGGGCCAAGTGTCCGGTGTTGAGGTAAATTACAATAATATCAATGCAGATGGTCTCTCAATTGACTACCAGGCAGAAGGCACGCTAGATGCCACCCACAACTGGTGGGGGCAAGCCAATCCGAACTTCGATGCGACGATGAACGGAGACGTTGACGTTGAGCCGTGGTATGCGGCTGAAGACTTCAGCGAAGCTGTAACTGTGTACAATGACACAGGTGCAGTCGTCGCCTACTCGGATACAATCCAGTCCGCTGTTGATATCGCGGAAAATGGGGATACGGTGGAAGTTACGCCGGGTACCTATGACGAGAGCGTGACCATCGACAAGAAGAACGTCACGCTCGAATCGACGGCCGGTGCTGACGAGACGACGATTAACAGTGGAGACAAATCAGTTGTCATCGATGTCTCTGCAGACGAGGTGACTATTGACGGATTTAACCTGACATCTGACGTTGATGACGTTTGGGCCGCGGGCATCCATGCCGCCGGAACCAGTAATCTGACCGTCACGAACAATGAGTTCACCACTTACCGAGGCCTTCGATTTGATAGCGCGGCTGAGGCAGCTAGTGAGGACTTCAAAAACGCTGCTGGCGTAACGGTCGATAATAACGTATTCAAAGGGGAGCACGGTATCGCTCAGACCGAATACGTTGAACTCACTGCCGAGGAAAATACCTTTGAAACCGGAACCGAAGGGATCGGTGTCGGTGGTTCTTCAGATATCACAATAGAAAACAACGACTTCTACGGTGACCAGAACCCAGATAACGGCGCGATTAAGATTTGGGAGACTGCGGATGAGCCAGCGGAAGTTACAATCAATAACAATAGCTTCCCCAACTTTGATGGGGAGACTACGGCCGTCATAAATACGGACACTCGTTACGAGGAACCTATTGACGCCACCTCGAACTGGTGGGGCGCAACCGATGGTCCTAGCGGTGAAAACTTCAATGGAAATGGTGCTGAGGTCACCGGTCCCGTAACGGTTGACCCCGCTACGATCGAGGCTGAGAATGTCAACCTACAGAAAGACTTCCTTGGCATCGTAAAGGACGATGCAGGCTCGTTAACCGTTGCTGAAAACAAAGAAGCGAACCTCATCCGCGAAGACACTGGAGAATCGGTCTCCGGTACCCTTGTGATCGAGATCGCGGATACCGAGTACGTTTTCGAGGACGCGATTCAGGATGGGAAGCTTACTGAAACCGCTTCCTCCAACGGGCCTGCGGAAATTGACGTCTCCACAGAGACTGGAGAAGCGGATATCGACGTGGTCGGGAACGATAGCTCAACCGCCGTTGAAGGTGTTGGCACAGTTGATCTTGTCCACGAGGCACTCGCCCTCAAGAAAGGGTGGAATCTGAAGTCGATCCCACAACCTGCGACGCTTCACGAACAGGGCATTGAGTCCGTGAACCAGTGGAACCCGAGCGATGGCTCGTATGATGCTGGCATCCCGGACGGTGAGATCAGTGACGCCGAGAATCTCAACCGTGGGATGTACGTCGAGGCAGAAGATGATGATGCGCGGCTAGGATACGAATTCGCAACGGAGGGCGTCCCAACACCTGGTCAAACTGAATTAGAGGACGGCTGGCATCTCCTGGGTTCAAATTACGATATCGATACAGAAGAGACTCGCCAGTACGAAGATGGATCTTCTAAAACCTACGACACTCGGCAATTGCAGAACGATTTGATGAATATCGACGTGGATGGACCGGGTGTTACTGTCTTTAGCCCTGATCAAAGTCTACAGCTCCATGGTGGCACCGAGGTGGGGGCCTTCGATACCTACTGGGTTTTCGTGGACAGCCCCGAACGTAACGATAGAGGACTTGTGACGCCAACCTACGACCCGACAGAGCGAGCTGACCTCCTGGACGGGGACCAATAA
- the pyrF gene encoding orotidine-5'-phosphate decarboxylase, with protein MSFFTDLADRIDRIDSVVSVGLDPDPARLPDSVRDTDLPRFAFNRRIIDATHEYAAAYKPNAAFYEDPDGWRALRETIAYAHGKDVPVLLDAKRGDIGNTARQYADLLEHADAITVNPYLGGDSLQPFLSKAEKGVFVLCRTSNPGGADLQDRELADGRTVYERVADLAAGWNEHGNVGLVVGATAPDELEALRDRVPDLPFLVPGVGAQGGDLEAAATAGLADGVGLVNSSRGIIFAGEDGPNWERAAGVAAKRLRDELNAYRG; from the coding sequence ATGAGCTTCTTCACGGATTTAGCCGACCGCATCGACCGGATCGACAGCGTCGTGAGCGTGGGGCTGGACCCCGACCCGGCCCGGCTTCCTGACTCGGTTCGGGACACAGACCTGCCCAGATTCGCCTTCAACCGCCGGATCATCGACGCGACCCACGAGTACGCCGCGGCCTACAAGCCAAACGCCGCCTTCTACGAGGATCCCGATGGCTGGCGGGCCCTCCGGGAGACGATCGCGTACGCCCACGGGAAGGACGTGCCGGTGCTTCTGGACGCCAAGCGCGGGGACATCGGGAACACCGCCCGCCAGTACGCCGACCTGCTCGAACACGCTGACGCGATCACGGTCAACCCCTATCTGGGCGGTGACTCCCTGCAGCCGTTCCTCTCGAAGGCCGAGAAGGGCGTGTTCGTCCTCTGTCGCACCTCGAACCCGGGCGGAGCGGACCTCCAGGACCGCGAACTGGCCGACGGTCGGACCGTCTACGAGCGCGTGGCCGACCTCGCGGCCGGCTGGAACGAACACGGCAACGTGGGGCTGGTGGTGGGGGCGACGGCACCGGACGAACTCGAAGCCCTGCGGGATCGAGTGCCCGACTTGCCGTTTCTCGTCCCCGGGGTCGGAGCGCAGGGCGGGGACCTCGAGGCAGCGGCAACGGCCGGCCTGGCCGACGGCGTGGGGCTCGTGAACTCTTCACGGGGGATCATCTTCGCCGGCGAGGACGGGCCGAACTGGGAGCGGGCGGCCGGGGTTGCGGCCAAACGGCTGCGCGATGAGCTGAACGCCTACCGGGGGTAG
- the cruF gene encoding bisanhydrobacterioruberin hydratase — protein MDRRAIEGRLETLVSENRFTIAVVFPVIGALLLLGSAEGWVPEPFAFQPTMVLFGTAVMRLPLIVGVLPLLDRRGAIGLLALTGYAYGIELVGVHTGLPYGDFAYLVELGPMLFGSVPLGLPVFFFPLVLNSYLLVVLLAGDRARSTPVRLLGTLGMVLAMDLVLDPGAVGLGFWAYAEGGAYYGVPASNYAGWVLSGAISVSVFDWMLDGTALLDRLAQTPFMLDDLVSFVILWGGINLYFGQLVPAALAVLLGLGLARTDRFDSAIRPTLLGRRLDWR, from the coding sequence ATGGATAGGCGGGCGATCGAGGGCCGGCTGGAGACCCTGGTCTCCGAGAACCGGTTCACCATCGCGGTCGTGTTCCCCGTGATCGGCGCACTCTTGCTCCTCGGGAGTGCGGAGGGGTGGGTCCCGGAGCCGTTCGCCTTCCAGCCCACGATGGTCCTCTTCGGGACCGCGGTGATGCGGCTCCCGCTGATCGTCGGCGTGCTCCCGCTACTCGACCGCCGCGGCGCGATCGGCTTGCTCGCGCTCACCGGCTACGCCTACGGCATCGAACTGGTGGGCGTCCACACCGGCCTCCCCTACGGCGACTTCGCCTACCTGGTCGAACTGGGACCGATGCTCTTTGGGTCAGTGCCCCTGGGCCTGCCGGTCTTTTTCTTCCCGCTGGTGTTGAACAGCTACCTGCTCGTCGTCCTGCTGGCCGGGGACCGGGCCCGCTCGACCCCGGTCAGGCTCCTCGGCACGCTCGGGATGGTCCTCGCGATGGATCTGGTGCTCGACCCCGGCGCGGTCGGCCTGGGCTTTTGGGCCTACGCCGAGGGCGGGGCCTACTACGGCGTCCCGGCCTCGAACTACGCGGGCTGGGTCCTCTCGGGAGCTATCTCGGTCTCGGTCTTCGACTGGATGCTCGATGGCACCGCGTTGCTCGATCGACTGGCTCAAACTCCCTTCATGCTCGATGATCTGGTGAGTTTCGTCATCCTCTGGGGCGGGATCAACCTCTACTTCGGGCAGTTGGTCCCCGCGGCCCTCGCGGTCCTCCTGGGACTGGGACTGGCTCGAACAGATCGGTTCGATTCCGCGATCCGGCCGACGCTACTGGGCCGGCGCCTCGACTGGCGGTAG
- a CDS encoding prenyltransferase gives MLRYLFVLSRPRFWLYLAGPVLVGAAYGATTLDGLLSPTVGLLFGYFLLPANVYLYGVNDIFDRDTDQHNPKKAGREARYRDRLPVTAAVLGSGLLLVPVAATLPRASWPALAGWALLATAYSTPPLRFKARPLFDSLSNGLYILPGLATFTALAGSQPPLAAVLGGWLWAMAMHTFSAIPDIEPDRAAGLRTTATWLGEHGAVRYCGLLWTGAALAFGLLDWRLGAVLAVYPILLWGIRRAGISIDRAYWWYPAVNTLVGGLLTVGGLLSFVYG, from the coding sequence ATGCTCCGCTATCTCTTCGTCCTCTCCCGGCCCCGCTTCTGGCTCTACCTGGCCGGGCCCGTGCTCGTGGGGGCCGCCTACGGCGCGACAACTCTGGATGGGCTTCTCTCGCCCACCGTCGGGTTGCTCTTTGGCTACTTCCTCCTGCCGGCGAACGTCTATCTCTACGGCGTCAACGACATCTTCGACCGAGACACGGACCAGCACAACCCGAAGAAAGCGGGCCGGGAAGCCCGCTACCGAGACCGGTTGCCGGTCACCGCCGCGGTGCTGGGTAGCGGGCTGTTGCTGGTGCCCGTCGCGGCCACGCTTCCCCGGGCGAGTTGGCCGGCTCTGGCCGGCTGGGCCCTCCTCGCGACGGCCTACTCCACCCCGCCACTCCGGTTCAAGGCGCGACCCCTGTTCGATTCGCTCTCGAACGGGCTCTACATCCTCCCGGGGTTGGCGACGTTCACCGCACTCGCGGGGAGCCAACCGCCGCTCGCTGCCGTCCTCGGGGGCTGGCTCTGGGCGATGGCGATGCACACCTTCTCGGCGATCCCCGATATCGAGCCGGATCGAGCGGCCGGCCTGCGAACCACCGCCACCTGGCTGGGCGAGCACGGCGCAGTCCGGTACTGCGGGCTGCTCTGGACCGGCGCGGCCCTGGCTTTCGGGCTGCTGGACTGGCGACTCGGGGCCGTCCTCGCGGTCTATCCGATCCTGCTCTGGGGAATCCGTCGGGCCGGAATATCGATCGACCGGGCCTACTGGTGGTATCCCGCGGTGAACACCCTCGTCGGTGGGCTCTTGACCGTCGGCGGCCTCTTGTCATTCGTCTATGGATAG
- a CDS encoding phytoene desaturase family protein encodes MTVLSGRDVTVVGAGFGGLATAAYLADAGADVRVIEKNEELGGRAAVMEAEGFRFDMGPSWYLMPDVFERFFDHFDRSPGEFYDLEHLDPHYRLFFKENVGPRPDGDPPGLDRQPEGDRIDITPDLDRTIELFEAFEDGAGAALQDYLDKSQENYEIGMEHFVYEDRSRLRDFLDPRLVKYARGLTLLGTMQDHVEGYFEHPKLRQIMQYTLVFLGGAPRNTPALYNLMSHVDFNLGVFYPEGGIGGVVDALVELNEDLGVEFHADEPVTAIRGTRGNFTVRTDTGEYATDLVVSDADYAHTEQELLQPEARQYDAEYWDSRTYAPSAFMLYLGVEGEVPELAHHTLVLPGNWEDHFDTIFEHPAWPEDPAYYVSVPSETDDTVAPAGHSAVVVLVPIAPGLDDDEATRQAYRDKILRDLADETDTDLRDRIVFERIVSVSEYEQFYNSVQGTALGLAHTLRQTAVFRPGHRSGALDGLYFTGSYTTPGIGVPMTLISGEHTANYVLADER; translated from the coding sequence ATGACTGTGCTCTCCGGGCGAGACGTGACCGTCGTCGGGGCCGGCTTCGGCGGGCTGGCCACCGCCGCCTACCTGGCCGACGCCGGGGCCGACGTGCGCGTGATCGAGAAAAACGAGGAACTGGGCGGGCGGGCGGCGGTCATGGAGGCCGAGGGCTTTCGCTTCGACATGGGGCCCTCCTGGTACCTGATGCCGGATGTGTTCGAGCGCTTTTTCGACCACTTCGATCGGTCGCCAGGGGAGTTCTACGACCTGGAGCATCTGGACCCACACTACCGGCTCTTCTTCAAGGAGAACGTCGGGCCACGTCCGGACGGGGACCCACCAGGGCTCGACCGCCAGCCCGAGGGCGATCGGATCGACATCACCCCCGATCTGGACCGAACCATCGAACTCTTCGAGGCCTTCGAGGATGGGGCCGGCGCGGCCCTGCAGGACTACCTCGATAAGTCACAGGAGAACTACGAGATCGGGATGGAACACTTCGTCTACGAGGATCGCTCGCGCCTGCGGGATTTCCTCGATCCGCGGCTGGTGAAGTACGCCCGCGGTCTGACCCTCCTCGGGACGATGCAGGACCACGTCGAGGGCTACTTCGAGCACCCCAAACTCCGCCAGATCATGCAGTACACCCTCGTCTTCCTCGGGGGCGCACCGCGAAACACCCCCGCGCTCTACAACCTGATGAGCCACGTCGATTTCAACCTCGGCGTGTTCTACCCCGAGGGCGGCATCGGCGGGGTCGTCGACGCCCTCGTCGAGTTGAACGAGGATCTGGGCGTCGAGTTTCACGCCGACGAGCCGGTGACGGCGATTCGCGGGACGCGAGGGAACTTCACCGTGCGCACGGACACGGGCGAGTACGCGACCGACCTCGTCGTCTCGGACGCCGACTACGCCCACACCGAGCAGGAACTCCTCCAGCCGGAAGCCCGCCAGTACGACGCCGAATACTGGGACTCTCGAACCTACGCTCCCTCGGCGTTCATGCTCTACCTGGGCGTCGAGGGCGAGGTGCCCGAACTGGCCCATCACACCCTCGTCCTGCCCGGGAACTGGGAGGACCACTTCGATACCATCTTCGAGCACCCGGCCTGGCCCGAGGACCCGGCCTACTACGTCTCTGTTCCGTCCGAAACCGACGACACGGTCGCGCCCGCGGGCCACAGCGCGGTCGTGGTCCTCGTGCCAATCGCGCCTGGCCTGGATGACGACGAGGCGACCCGCCAGGCCTACCGGGACAAGATCCTCCGGGACCTGGCCGATGAGACTGATACCGACCTTCGGGACCGGATCGTCTTCGAGCGGATCGTCTCGGTCTCGGAGTACGAGCAGTTTTACAACAGCGTCCAGGGCACGGCACTCGGCCTGGCTCACACGTTGCGCCAGACTGCAGTGTTCCGCCCCGGCCATCGCTCCGGGGCCCTGGATGGGCTGTACTTCACTGGCTCGTACACCACGCCGGGCATCGGCGTTCCGATGACCCTGATCAGCGGCGAGCACACCGCGAACTACGTCCTCGCGGACGAACGGTAG
- a CDS encoding phytoene/squalene synthase family protein, translating into MPSRSQLAKSKRIHRRTGRTFYLATRLFPQDVREATYVLYAFFRIADDIVDTTEDRSPDAQRERLEHIRAAVLGRAETDEPVLLATRELLVEYDIPESEVDSFIDAMIADIDHEPYATRDELDAYMRGSAVAVANMMLAVMDVEDEAAARPHAAALAEAFQLTNFLRDVREDIRDYDRVYLPGEVRSAYGVTIDQLEAGEADAGFRRAMQVELARTEARYRTGVAGIRHLPKGTQFPVLAAAVLYAEYHRVIASQEYDVLGERPSLSTWRKLSLVARTRLHWALSGDPVAVFDRVAAIGETDHVDRESLPPVEAPAQ; encoded by the coding sequence ATGCCCTCCCGGTCACAACTCGCGAAAAGCAAGCGAATCCACCGCCGTACCGGCCGGACTTTCTATCTCGCCACCCGCCTGTTTCCCCAGGACGTGCGTGAGGCGACCTACGTCCTCTATGCCTTCTTCCGGATCGCCGATGACATCGTGGACACCACCGAGGATCGCTCGCCGGACGCCCAGCGTGAGCGACTCGAACACATCCGGGCGGCCGTACTCGGGCGGGCCGAGACCGACGAACCAGTCTTGCTCGCCACCCGGGAGCTCCTCGTCGAGTACGACATCCCGGAGAGCGAGGTCGACTCCTTCATCGACGCAATGATCGCCGACATCGACCACGAGCCCTACGCGACACGAGACGAACTCGACGCCTACATGCGCGGGTCGGCGGTAGCCGTCGCGAACATGATGCTCGCGGTCATGGATGTCGAAGACGAGGCTGCGGCGCGTCCCCACGCCGCCGCCCTCGCTGAGGCCTTCCAGTTGACGAACTTCCTCCGGGACGTGCGCGAGGACATCCGGGACTACGACCGGGTTTATCTGCCGGGAGAGGTCCGCTCGGCCTACGGGGTTACGATCGATCAACTCGAAGCCGGCGAGGCCGACGCCGGGTTCCGCCGGGCGATGCAGGTCGAACTCGCCCGGACCGAAGCGCGGTACCGGACCGGTGTGGCAGGGATCCGTCACCTCCCCAAAGGGACCCAGTTTCCGGTGCTCGCCGCCGCGGTGCTGTACGCCGAGTACCACCGGGTCATCGCGAGCCAGGAGTACGACGTGCTGGGCGAGCGCCCCTCCCTTTCGACCTGGCGCAAGCTCTCCCTGGTTGCTCGCACCCGACTGCACTGGGCGCTTTCCGGCGATCCCGTGGCGGTCTTCGACCGCGTGGCCGCCATCGGCGAGACCGACCACGTCGATCGGGAGTCCCTACCGCCAGTCGAGGCGCCGGCCCAGTAG
- a CDS encoding GTP-binding protein, with amino-acid sequence MAGDRALLQEALSQGERTDGRVEFKERLSREVHLSEARFESLAAQLRHRVLSGDGEATYVVGVTDDGAIAGISQAAFSESMDVLSLLAEEAGAHLESVETWGTEGGGLVGVATIQDGGALEVATDHLIVGTAGHVDHGKSTLVGSLVTGRPDDGEGGMRSYLDVKPHEVERGLSADLSYGVYGFDAAGPVRVERPDRKSDRAAVVESADRVVSFVDTVGHEPWLSTTIRGLLGQKLDYGLLTVAADDGPTPTTREHLGVLLATDLPTIVAITKTDMVDEETVETVERDVERLLRQAGRSPLSVSRHGVEAAIEEIGDGVVPIVRTSAVTMDGLSILDTFFECLPKTAAAGGDFRMYIDRTYGITGVGPVASGTIESGTVETGDELLVGPVGETGFRPVEVRSIETHYHRVDRAEAGRIVGIALSGIEESELARGMALVPRSADPTPTRSFEAEVMVLNHPTRIHTGYEPVVHLETVSEAARIDPLDGQLLPGDSGRAQITFKFNPYLIEAGQQFVFREGQSKGVGTVTAISGHDSR; translated from the coding sequence ATGGCCGGTGACCGGGCCCTGCTCCAGGAGGCGCTGTCGCAGGGCGAACGGACCGACGGCCGCGTCGAGTTCAAAGAACGGCTCTCCCGGGAGGTCCATCTCTCCGAGGCGCGCTTCGAGAGCCTGGCGGCACAGCTTCGCCATCGCGTGCTCTCCGGGGACGGCGAGGCCACCTACGTCGTTGGCGTGACCGACGACGGCGCGATCGCGGGGATCTCCCAGGCGGCCTTCTCCGAGTCGATGGACGTGTTGAGCCTGCTGGCCGAGGAGGCCGGCGCCCACCTCGAATCCGTCGAGACCTGGGGGACCGAGGGTGGTGGGCTGGTCGGAGTGGCGACGATCCAGGACGGCGGGGCCCTGGAGGTCGCCACCGACCACCTCATCGTCGGGACGGCGGGCCACGTCGACCACGGGAAGAGCACTTTGGTCGGCAGCCTCGTGACCGGACGCCCGGACGACGGCGAGGGCGGCATGCGCTCGTACCTGGACGTCAAGCCCCACGAGGTCGAGCGTGGACTGAGCGCGGATCTCTCCTATGGGGTCTATGGCTTCGACGCGGCGGGTCCAGTTCGGGTCGAACGCCCTGACCGGAAATCCGACCGAGCGGCCGTCGTCGAGTCCGCCGACCGGGTGGTCTCCTTCGTCGACACCGTGGGCCACGAACCCTGGCTCTCGACGACGATTCGGGGGTTGCTCGGCCAGAAACTGGACTACGGGCTACTCACCGTCGCCGCCGACGACGGACCGACCCCGACCACCCGGGAGCACCTGGGCGTGCTTCTGGCGACGGACCTCCCGACCATCGTCGCGATCACCAAGACCGACATGGTCGACGAAGAGACCGTCGAGACCGTCGAGCGGGACGTCGAACGGCTGCTCCGCCAGGCGGGCCGGAGCCCGCTTTCGGTGTCCCGTCACGGCGTCGAGGCAGCGATCGAGGAAATCGGGGACGGCGTGGTGCCCATCGTCCGGACGAGTGCGGTCACGATGGATGGCCTCTCGATCCTCGATACGTTCTTCGAGTGCCTGCCCAAGACTGCTGCAGCGGGCGGCGACTTTCGGATGTACATCGACCGGACCTACGGAATTACGGGAGTCGGGCCGGTTGCCTCGGGAACCATCGAGTCGGGGACAGTCGAAACGGGGGACGAACTGCTCGTCGGTCCGGTCGGGGAGACGGGATTCCGGCCGGTCGAGGTCCGGTCGATCGAGACCCACTACCATCGCGTCGATCGAGCCGAAGCGGGCCGGATCGTCGGGATCGCCCTGTCGGGGATCGAGGAGTCAGAACTCGCTCGGGGGATGGCACTGGTGCCCCGATCGGCCGATCCGACCCCGACCCGGAGTTTCGAGGCCGAGGTGATGGTGCTCAACCACCCGACACGCATTCACACGGGCTACGAACCGGTCGTCCATCTGGAGACGGTGAGCGAGGCCGCTCGCATCGACCCGCTGGACGGCCAGTTGCTCCCGGGTGACTCCGGCCGGGCACAAATCACGTTCAAGTTCAACCCCTACCTCATCGAAGCAGGCCAGCAGTTCGTCTTCCGCGAGGGACAGAGCAAAGGTGTTGGGACCGTAACAGCTATTTCAGGACACGATTCCCGTTAG
- the mch gene encoding methenyltetrahydromethanopterin cyclohydrolase: MEPLNRMAIELADEALDFADELGVVPHELPSGATVIDFGIEADGGLEAGLLLAELQTAGLATVQTRMDTVADFPRPHVELATDQPGLALLGSQKAGWELALSDFEGLGSGPARAQVAEETEYQRLEYAEAFDLSVLSVETDQQPTDSVAEHVAERAGVDPQAVYLPAYRTASLAGSVSGAGRAAELAVFRLFELGYDPTDVITASGSAPVPPVAASEETAMGRVNDAVVYGGDVHLTVREDDSVLADVASTAAVTYGEPFEAIYERVDWDLSQIDPAVFGPARVTIDVLGGPTYTAGDRHESILASSFGLE, from the coding sequence ATGGAGCCGCTCAACCGGATGGCCATCGAACTGGCCGACGAGGCGCTGGATTTTGCCGACGAACTCGGGGTCGTCCCCCACGAACTCCCCTCGGGCGCGACAGTCATCGACTTCGGCATCGAGGCCGACGGCGGGCTGGAGGCCGGCCTGCTGCTCGCCGAGCTACAGACCGCCGGGCTGGCCACCGTCCAGACCCGGATGGACACCGTCGCCGATTTCCCCCGTCCCCACGTCGAACTCGCGACCGACCAGCCGGGGCTCGCCCTGCTCGGCTCCCAGAAAGCCGGCTGGGAACTCGCCCTGTCCGATTTCGAGGGCCTGGGTTCGGGCCCGGCCCGTGCGCAGGTCGCCGAAGAGACCGAGTACCAGCGCCTGGAGTACGCAGAGGCCTTCGACCTGTCCGTCTTGAGCGTCGAGACGGACCAGCAGCCAACGGATTCGGTCGCCGAACACGTCGCCGAGCGGGCCGGCGTCGACCCCCAGGCCGTCTACCTGCCGGCCTACCGCACCGCCAGCCTGGCCGGGAGCGTCAGCGGGGCCGGCCGGGCCGCCGAACTCGCCGTCTTCCGGCTCTTCGAGCTAGGGTATGACCCCACGGACGTAATCACCGCAAGCGGGTCGGCCCCAGTCCCGCCTGTCGCGGCAAGTGAGGAGACCGCCATGGGTCGGGTCAACGACGCCGTCGTCTACGGCGGGGACGTCCATCTCACCGTTCGCGAGGACGATTCGGTGCTGGCAGACGTGGCCTCGACCGCCGCCGTGACCTACGGCGAGCCCTTCGAGGCCATCTACGAGCGTGTCGACTGGGACCTCTCCCAGATCGACCCGGCGGTCTTCGGCCCCGCTCGGGTGACCATCGACGTGCTTGGCGGGCCGACCTACACCGCCGGCGACCGCCACGAGTCGATCCTCGCGAGTAGTTTCGGCCTGGAGTGA